One segment of Triticum aestivum cultivar Chinese Spring chromosome 2A, IWGSC CS RefSeq v2.1, whole genome shotgun sequence DNA contains the following:
- the LOC123191694 gene encoding translation initiation factor IF-2: MLLWSRPSPTGVIPNLAIGAGSRGGHPWRPSQVSAIPRLPLLVKGAPSRLRPLWNPSPQIPHLPLPRPLSSPRAGSPRHHRCVVVTTTNELSAAGEPTRSPASFVHTVLARKLEPRRSSSPDRASSPVSVAAVSPRRSAPPVLPEPLRPVPGLPENTIRPLMMESRSQRIPRMILRGVRLPGVV; this comes from the exons atgctcctctg GAGCAGGCCCAGTCCAACTGGGGTCATCCCCAATCTCGCTATAGGAGCAGGGAGCCGTGGCGGGCATCCATGGCGCCCCAGCCAGGTGTCGGCTATCCCGCGGCTCCCCCTGTTGGTTAAGGGCGCCCCCAGCAGGCTCCGTCCCCTCTGGAACCCTAGCCCCCAAATcccccatctccctctccctcgcccgctCTCTTCGCCCCGCGCGGGATCGCCGCGTCACCACCGCTGCGTCGTCGTCACCACGACCAACGAGCTCTCCGCCGCGGGAGAACCTACCAGGAGCCCCGCGTCGTTCGTCCACACCGTCCTCGCCCGCAAGCTCGAGCCGCGGAGGTCGTCATCGCCCGATCGGGCATCTTCCCCTGTTTCGGTCGCTGCCGTCTCGCCGCGTCGTTCAGCTCCTCCGGtcctccccgagcctctccggcCTGTCCCCGGCCTCCCCGAGAATACCATCCGCCCCCTG atgatggagtccaggagccagaggatcccgaggatgattctacgtggagttcgacttccaggagtagtttag